The window GCCCTGGATGTTGCAGCCCATCTCCATCTTGAGCATCTACGGACTGGGGATCGTGCTGGTGCTGGTGAACTATGCGCTGGCTCAGGTCGCGCTCGTTCTTCTGCAGGGCAGGTGGCTCCCGGAAGAGTCGCCGCACTGGAGCCGTTCGGCGGCACTTGGCTGGCTGGCAGCTGCCGCAGTGGTTCTGGCCGCCTGGATTGGCGTTTCGCTGCTGATCCTCTCAACCGCACCGAAGGATGCGCCGCACATCCGCGTTGCGGCGATTCAGCACAACTTTGCGCGGCCCGGACACCAGGACTCGCCCGAGTCGCAGACGCTGCGCCTGCAGGCCCTGAGCCAGCAGGCACGTGCCGCAGCGCAACAGGGCGCGCGATTCATCGTTATGCCGGAACTCGGTCTGGGTTTCGATCCCCAGGTACAGCATACCGCGGAGTTGACCGCGCTGGCCGCAGAAACCAAGGCCTACCTGCTCATCGGCTATGGTCTGGACGATCCCCGCGGCTGGCGCAACGAGGCAGTGCTGCTCACGCCGGAGGGGAGATTCCTTGCGGTCTATGGCAAGAACCACCCCACTTCTCCCGGCGAGCCGCGCATCGTCACTGCTGGCGTGTACCCGGTGTACGACACGAGCCTCGGCCGGCTGGCAACGATTATCTGCAACGACGTACATTGGACGGACACGGCGCGCACGCTGGCACTCAAGGGTGCGCAACTAATTGCCGTGCCGACGTTCGAGACACCTGGCATCGCGCTGGAGCAGGTAGCCCAGAGCGTGCTGCGTGCAGTGGAGAATCGCGTGGCAGTGGTCAAGACCGACTCGGCTTATGCTGCGGCGATCATTGACCCTTACGGCAAGATCGTGGCCCTGCGCGACGCCTCGCCGGACGGAGCTGCATTCGCGCTGGTGGCCGATGTGCCTCTGGGAACGACGACCACGCTCTACAGCCGACTGGGCGATTGGCCGGGCTGGCTGAGTCTGGGCGGGTTTGCGTTCTTCATGGTCTTCCAGGAGATCAAGAATCGACAAAAGCCGACACTGGGCTGACCAGCCCAGGCTGATTGCGGGAGGGCCCGGCTGGCGGGCTGCGCCGGCTTACGCGGGCGTGCCCCGGGACACTGCGCCGCACACCGCACCGGGCGCCTCGATATTTAGCTGAAGAAGGGAAAACACTGATGGAAAGACAACCGTTCACGCGACTCGCCCCGGGCGACGTAGCCGAAATCGTGCTCTTGCCTGGAGATCCAAAGAGGGCCAGGTTCATCGCCGACTTTTTCGACCAGGCGCACCTGGTCGCGGAGAATCGCCAGTACGTCACCTACACCGGCACGTACCAGGGCACGCCCATCAGCGTGCTGGCCCCAGGCATTGGCTGCCCGGCGGTGGCCATCGCCGTGG of the Chloroflexi bacterium ADurb.Bin180 genome contains:
- a CDS encoding N-carbamoyl-D-amino acid hydrolase yields the protein MFLTAMFGGNPAAQVIQIVVLVIIVVQVFTVPGVRRFHRQTGYRWFVLYGIVDWVGVEMIRSLIPPINTHAFIAQTMYTQPWMLQPISILSIYGLGIVLVLVNYALAQVALVLLQGRWLPEESPHWSRSAALGWLAAAAVVLAAWIGVSLLILSTAPKDAPHIRVAAIQHNFARPGHQDSPESQTLRLQALSQQARAAAQQGARFIVMPELGLGFDPQVQHTAELTALAAETKAYLLIGYGLDDPRGWRNEAVLLTPEGRFLAVYGKNHPTSPGEPRIVTAGVYPVYDTSLGRLATIICNDVHWTDTARTLALKGAQLIAVPTFETPGIALEQVAQSVLRAVENRVAVVKTDSAYAAAIIDPYGKIVALRDASPDGAAFALVADVPLGTTTTLYSRLGDWPGWLSLGGFAFFMVFQEIKNRQKPTLG